A single region of the Ascaphus truei isolate aAscTru1 chromosome 6, aAscTru1.hap1, whole genome shotgun sequence genome encodes:
- the LOC142497921 gene encoding chemerin-like receptor 1 yields the protein MENITTKTPTSTSFDISSSVTDDYDYETYQEHIRIANIIHIFSMFIYAVAFVFGTIGNGLVIWITGFKMKKTVNTVWFLNLAIADFIFTFFLPLSIAYIALGFHWPFGKLMCKINSTIAFLNLFASVFLLTVISMDRCISVVLPVWSQNHRTPNLASVVALVVWCLALIVSSPYFAFRDIKVQEDVTYCYNNYAYSADSTNENDETLVRLRYRAQVITRFILGFFIPFIVIVSCYTVIALRLHMNNLATSTKPFKIIVAVLISFFVCWFPYQVLSFVELSNYPADDFLSKVVFIGVPITSSLAFLNSCVNPFLYVFVGRDFRKNFRRSILSIFEGAFSEDSVPAESKDKTTSTSVSNVV from the coding sequence ATGGAGAACATCACCACTAAAACCCCGACCTCCACCTCCTTCGACATCTCATCCAGCGTGACGGACGATTATGATTATGAGACATACCAGGAGCATATACGCATTGCAAACATCATACATATTTTCTCTATGTTTATCTATGCTGTGGCCTTCGTGTTTGGAACAATTGGGAATGGTTTGGTGATCTGGATCACTGGCTTCAAGATGAAGAAGACGGTGAACACTGTGTGGTTCCTCAACCTGGCCATTGCTGACTTTATCTTCACCTTCTTCCTGCCCCTAAGCATTGCCTACATAGCCCTTGGATTCCACTGGCCCTTTGGAAAATTAATGTGCAAGATTAACAGTACCATTGCATTTCTCAACTTGTTTGCCAGTGTCTTCCTTCTCACAGTCATCAGCATGGATCGCTGTATTTCTGTGGTTCTCCCGGTGTGGTCTCAGAACCACAGGACacccaatctggcttccgtagtAGCTTTGGTTGTTTGGTGTCTTGCCCTCATTGTCAGTTCACCTTATTTTGCCTTCCGAGACATAAAAGTTCAAGAAGATGTGACCTACTGCTACAACAACTATGCGTACTCTGCCGACTCTACGAATGAGAACGATGAGACTCTGGTGAGACTGAGATATAGAGCTCAGGTGATAACCAGATTCATCCTAGGTTTCTTCATTCCTTTCATTGTCATTGTCTCCTGTTACACAGTGATTGCATTGCGGCTCCACATGAACAACCTCGCCACATCCACCAAGCCATTCAAAATCATTGTAGCTGTGCTGATTTCATTCTTTGTCTGTTGGTTCCCTTACCAGGTCCTTTCCTTTGTGGAATTGTCCAATTACCCAGCTGATGACTTTCTGTCTAAGGTTGTGTTCATTGGGGTCCCCATAACCTCCAGCCTTGCCTTCCTAAATAGCTGTGTTAACCCCTTTCTGTATGTCTTCGTTGGCCGGGATTTCAGGAAGAATTTCCGGAGGTCCATTCTGTCCATCTTTGAGGGAGCCTTCAGTGAGGACTCTGTTCCAGCAGAGTCCAAGGACAAGACAACTTCCACCTCTGTCTCCAATGTGGTTTGA